One Anopheles marshallii chromosome 3, idAnoMarsDA_429_01, whole genome shotgun sequence genomic region harbors:
- the LOC128713081 gene encoding putative fatty acyl-CoA reductase CG5065, giving the protein MMQQKCPTVPSVFAGADVFITGGSGFMGKVLIEKLLRSCPQIARVFVLMRAKRGKALDERLKTITDGVLFDVLKGSNPAALNKIHPIEGDCTQLRLGMSAASVERMREVQFVFHAAASVRFDDPLKDAILINTRSTREVLEWAKTLPKLRAVVHISTTYCNPELMRVEEKIYPPKMDWREAIRMAESFDTAMLETVKEKLTQFAPNTYTYTKGLAEQICHEYRNDVPLVVFRPSIVTNSESEPLVGWVDNFNGPIGLLLGCASGVVRAGLLDLEKRINCIPVDVSIKAIIVAAWKRATLDAPGTLSVYNSAAEPEKTINYGTMLYDGKMLFERTPLGNMLWAPGGTTTSNKYLFYLLFFCCQLLPALLVDALLRVAGRAPFLLKLNRKIFDAQVSLRYFMNNEWVFANDNFKQLEHTLLKDDRKDFSTNFFLCGMMEYYARAILGGRRYLLKEPDENIADALKKYRRLRVLNFALKGTMVCLIAYCIYSRYLA; this is encoded by the exons ATGATGCAGCAAAAGTGTCCCACCGTACCGAGCGTGTTCGCCGGGGCGGATGTGTTCATTACGGGCGGTTCGGGCTTTATGGGTAAAGTGCTCATCGAGAAGTTGCTCCGCTCGTGTCCGCAGATTGCGCGCGTGTTTGTGCTGATGCGCGCCAAACGGGGCAAAGCGCTCGACGAACGTCTCAAGACGATCACGGacggggtg CTGTTCGATGTGCTGAAGGGCAGCAATCCGGCCGCGCTGAACAAAATACACCCGATCGAGGGGGACTGCACGCAGCTGCGGTTGGGCATGAGCGCGGCCAGCGTGGAGCGCATGCGGGAGGTACAGTTTGTGTTTCACGCTGCCGCCAGCGTGCGCTTCGATGATCCGCTGAAGGATGCCATCCTGATCAATACGCGCAGCACGCGGGAGGTGTTGGAGTGGGCGAAAACGCTGCCCAAGCTGCGGGCCGTCGTGCACATCTCCACCACGTACTGCAATCCGGAGCTGATGCGCGTGGAGGAGAAGATCTACCCGCCGAAGATGGACTGGCGGGAAGCGATCCGGATGGCGGAATCGTTCGACACCGCCATGCTGGAGACGGTAAAGGAGAA ACTGACACAATTCGCCCCGAACACGTACACCTACACGAAGGGGCTGGCGGAACAGATTTGCCACGAGTACCGTAACGATGTGCCGCTGGTCGTGTTCCGGCCGTCCATCGTCACCAACTCGGAAAGTGAACCGCTCGTCGGCTGGGTGGACAACTTCAACGGTCCGATCGGGTTGCTGCTCGGCTGTGCCTCCGGTGTGGTGCGGGCCGGGCTGCTCGATCTCGAGAAGCGCATCAACTGCATCCCGGTGGACGTGAGCATCAAGGCCATTATTGTGGCCGCGTGGAAGCGGGCCACGCTGGACGCGCCGGGCACGCTGTCCGTGTACAACAGCGCGGCAGAGCCGGAGAAAACGATCAACTACGGGACGATGCTGTACGATGGCAAGATGCTGTTCGAGCGTACACCGTTGGGCAACATGTTGTGGGCCCCCGGTGGTACCACCACCTCCAACAAGTACCTCTTCTACCTGCTGTTTTTCTGCTGTCAGCTGCTGCCGGCCCTGCTGGTCGATGCGCTGTTACGCGTTGCCGGCCGAGCGCCATT TTTGCTGAAGCTGAATCGCAAAATTTTCGACGCCCAAGTTTCGCTCAGGTACTTCATGAACAACGAATGGGTGTTTGCCAACGATAACTTCAAGCAGCTCGAGCACACGTTGCTGAAGGACGATCG GAAAGACTTTTCGACCAACTTCTTCCTGTGCGGCATGATGGAGTACTACGCGCGGGCCATTCTGGGCGGCCGGCGCTATCTGCTGAAGGAACCGGACGAAAACATTGCTGACGCGCTGAAAAAGTATCGCCGCCTGCGGGTGTTAAACTTTGCGCTCAAAggcacaatggtgtgcctgatTGCGTACTGCATCTACAGCAGGTACCTGGCGTAG